From a single Rutidosis leptorrhynchoides isolate AG116_Rl617_1_P2 chromosome 5, CSIRO_AGI_Rlap_v1, whole genome shotgun sequence genomic region:
- the LOC139850062 gene encoding uncharacterized protein — protein MRRGDDNLSSKASTSNSHSVSNYRGTDSVNDGKLDKERENYKDLSERIDKVEDDDDDDDDDDLVKRLEKLRFLNQEPDLSEELIRDNDQLQEDEVLAMESIYGENMFIFDKQNGLRYFQIHIPIETPEELTFSANLNSLQNLSTDTNNSDDFSYSFEVKYIPPIILTCLLPKSYPTHLPPYFTISVKWLNSSKITSLCSMLDSIWKEQLGQEVVYSWAEWLHSSSLSYLGFNKEIILGPYGGVKQEVDPRAISECISPDVDIPFLKSYNDEQRVEDFCKNFQECCICFSEYVGTEFIRLPCQHFFCEKCMKTYAELLVQDGNVTKLSCPSTKCGGMIPPGLLKRLLGKEEYEKWESLMLQKTLESMSDVVYCPRCETPCIVDEDQHAQCFKCFFSFCTLCREKRHAGFLCLTPEMKLQILKERHGSNQMNSRYQDMMQQIISIKEISRVAKQCPSCKIAIERISGCDHMRCRNCGMYFCYRCNKALNEEHPSNCEPAPQQEVQNRKELTNRKELMNRRQLIGQHQAEYFADRGHSCPICGQINVKVGNNNHIFCWACQSHYCYICRKMVRRGSQHFGPKGCKQHTPG, from the exons ATGAGAAGAGGCGACGATAATTTGAGTTCCAAAGCTTCAACTTCAAATTCTCATTCCGTGTCAAATTATCGTGGAACTGATTCTGTTAATGATGGAAAATTGGATAAAGAACGAGAAAATTATAAGGATTTGAGCGAGAGAATCGATaaagttgaagatgatgatgatgatgatgatgatgatgatttagtgaaaagATTAGAAAAGTTGAGATTTTTAAATCAAGAACCAGATTTATCTGAGGAACTAATTAGGGATAATGATCAATTACAAGAAGATGAG GTACTGGCTATGGAATCTATCTATGGAGAGAATATGTTTATCTTCGACAAGCAGAATGGACTACGATATTTTCAG ATTCATATCCCCATTGAAACACCCGAAGAACTAACCTTTTCTGCAAATCTAAACTCTCTGCAAAATTTAAGTACAGATACGAATAATTCAGACGATTTTTCGTATTCTTTTGAGGTCAAATATATTCCACCAATAATTTTGACATGTTTATTACCTAAATCTTATCCTACACATCTCCCACCTTATTTTACAATCTCTGTAAAATGGTTGAATTCTTCAAAAATTACTAGTTTATGTTCCATGTTGGATTCAATATGGAAAGAACAACTTGGGCAAGAAGTTGTCTACTCGTGGGCCGAATGGTTACATAGTTCTTCTCTTTCGTATCTTGGATTTAATAAAGAAATAATACTTGGTCCGTATGGTGGTGTTAAACAAGAGGTCGATCCACGTGCAATTTCCGAATGTATCTCCCCGGATGTCGATATTCCTTTTTTGAAGAGTTACAATGATGAGCAACGGGTTGAAGATTTTTGTAAAAACTTTCAAGAATGTTGCATTTGCTTTAGTGAATATGTTG GCACGGAATTTATAAGATTGCCATGTCAGCATTTCTTTTGTGAAAAATGTATGAAAACTTACGCAGAATTGCTTGTACAAGATGGCAATGTGACTAAGCTCTCTTGTCCTAGTACAAAATGTGGGGGCATGATCCCGCCTGGTCTTTTGAAGCGGTTGCTCGGTAAAGAAGAATATGAAAAATGGGAGTCACTTATGTTACAAAAGACACTTGAATCGATGTCTGATGTCGTCTATTGTCCAAGATGTGAAACACCATGTATCGTTGATGAAGACCAGCATGCACAATGTTTTAAATGCTTCTTTAGTTTTTGCACACTTTGCAGGGAGAAACGACATGCTGGATTTTTGTGTCTCACACCCGAAATGAAGCTCCAAATATTGAAG GAGAGACATGGatcaaatcaaatgaactcacgttaTCAAGATATGATGCAACAGATTATTAGTATCAAAGAAATAAGTCGTGTTGCAAAGCAATGCCCGTCTTGTAAAATCGCGATTGAAAGAATCTCTGGTTGCGACCATATGCGATGTAGAAACTGTGGCATGTATTTTTGTTATCGATGTAACAAGGCCCTTAACGAAGAGCATCCTAG CAATTGCGAACCTGCTCCACAACAAGAAGTTCAAAACCGAAAGGAATTGACGAACCGAAAGGAATTGATGAACCGACGACAATTAATTGGACAACATCAAGCCGAATACTTTGCTGATCGTGGTCATTCGTGCCCTATATGTGGTCAAATCAATGTGAAG gTGGGCAATAATAATCACATATTTTGCTGGGCATGTCAAAGCCATTACTGCTATATATGCAGAAAGATGGTCAGGCGTGGCTCGCAACACTTCGGTCCAAAGGGCTGCAAACAACACACCCCCGGATGA
- the LOC139847201 gene encoding uncharacterized protein — translation MRRGGRRGPKYRQKNVDDDNLSSRPSNSHSVHKPTRRVSRNQDSGTESVKKSQIDSVNSHPEQEENNDGNIEKELDNKKDLIEEIDDVEDDDDDDDDLVKRFGKLRFLNQEPDLSEEIIRDNDQLQEDEVLAMESIYGENMFILDKQNGLRCFQIHIHFETPEQLTFSTKLNSPQNLNTDTDNSDDFSYSFEVKYIPPIILTCLLPKSYPTHLPPYFTISVKWLNSSKITSLCSMLDSIWKEQHGQEVIYSWAEWLHSSSLSYLGFNKDIILGPYGLKREGDPRAISGCVSPDVDIPSLKSYNDEQRVEDFCKNFQECCICFSEFAGTEFIRLPCQHFFCEKCMKTYAKLLVQDGNVTKLSCPTTKCGGMIPPGLLKRLLGEEEFEKWESLTLMKTLESMSDVVYCPRCETPCIDDEDQHAQCFKCFYSFCTLCREKRHVGDMCLTPEQNLKVLQERQGSRQMKDKQRQREQDMIQELLSVKEILGDAKQCPSCKMAISKTEGCNKMVCRNCGSYFCYRCNKAISGYDHFRNGNCELFPQQEVQNWENMMNQRQVMGQVQAELFGDRRHSCPRCGQINAKVGNNNHIFCWACQCHYCYLCRKVVRRSSEHYGPSRCKQHTAG, via the exons ATGAGAAGAGGCGGCAGAAGGGGACCAAAATATCGCCAAAAAAACGTTGACGACGATAATTTGAGTTCTAGACCTTCAAATTCTCATTCGGTTCATAAACCAACCAGACGGGTGTCAAGAAATCAAGATTCTGGAACTGAATCTGTTAAAAAATCGCAAATTGATTCTGTGAATTCTCACCCAGAACAAGAGGAAAATAATGATGGAAACATAGAGAAAGAACTGGATAATAAGAAGGATTTGATTGAGGAAATTGATGACgtggaagatgatgatgatgacgatgacgatttagtgaaaagatttggaaagttgaGATTTTTAAATCAAGAACCTGATTTATCAGAGGAAATAATTAGGGATAATGATCAGTTACAAGAAGATGAG GTACTGGCTATGGAATCTATTTATGGTGAGAATATGTTTATCCTCGACAAGCAAAATGGACTACGATGTTTTCAG ATTCATATCCACTTTGAAACTCCCGAACAACTAACCTTCTCCACAAAACTAAATTCTCCGCAAAATTTAAATACAGATACCGATAATTCAGACGATTTTTCATATTCTTTTGAAGTCAAATATATTCCACCAATAATTTTGACATGTTTGTTACCTAAATCATATCCTACACATCTCCCACCTTATTTTACAATCTCTGTAAAATGGTTGAATTCTTCAAAAATTACTAGTTTGTGTTCCATGTTGGATTCAATATGGAAAGAACAACATGGGCAAGAAGTAATCTACTCTTGGGCCGAATGGTTGCATAGTTCTTCTCTTTCGTATCTTGGATTTAATAAAGATATAATACTTGGTCCGTATGGTTTGAAACGTGAGGGCGATCCACGTGCAATTTCCGGATGTGTCTCTCCGGATGTCGATATTCCTTCATTGAAGAGTTACAATGACGAGCAACGGGTTGAAGATTTTTGTAAAAACTTTCAAGAATGTTGCATTTGCTTTAGTGAATTTGCGG GCACGGAATTTATAAGATTGCCATGTCAGCATTTCTTTTGTGAAAAATGCATGAAAACTTACGCAAAATTGCTTGTACAAGATGGCAATGTGACTAAGCTTTCTTGTCCCACTACAAAATGTGGGGGCATGATCCCGCCCGGTCTTTTGAAACGGTTACTCGGTGAAGAAGAATTTGAAAAATGGGAGTCACTAACATTAATGAAGACACTTGAGTCGATGTCTGATGTGGTTTATTGTCCAAGATGTGAAACACCGTGTATCGATGATGAAGACCAACATGCTCAATGTTTTAAATGCTTTTATAGTTTTTGCACACTTTGCAGGGAGAAACGCCATGTTGGAGACATGTGCCTCACACCAGAACAGAACCTCAAAGTATTGCag GAGAGACAGGGATCAAGACAAATGAAAGATAAACAAAGGCAACGTGAACAAGATATGATACAAGAGCTTCTTAGTGTCAAAGAAATACTTGGTGATGCAAAACAATGCCCGTCTTGTAAAATGGCGATTTCGAAAACTGAAGGTTGTAACAAAATGGTGTGTCGAAATTGTGGCAGCTATTTTTGTTATCGATGTAACAAGGCCATTAGCGGATATGATCATTTCAG GAATGGAAATTGTGAACTTTTTCCACAACAAGAAGTTCAAAATTGGGAGAATATGATGAACCAGCGACAAGTAATGGGCCAGGTTCAAGCCGAACTCTTTGGTGATCGCCGTCATTCGTGCCCTCGATGTGGTCAAATCAATGCGAAG GTTGGAAATAACAATCACATATTTTGCTGGGCATGTCAGTGCCACTACTGCTATCTATGCAGAAAGGTAGTCAGGCGTAGCTCGGAACACTACGGCCCAAGTCGCTGCAAACAACACACTGCCGGATAA
- the LOC139850063 gene encoding uncharacterized protein: MFDKKKLMNLSKMYHFDFTHTDREKLDDELDVYYDIIRRDEKFASLNGITDHSRLMVETGKHISHRYVYRLLKLALVFSVGTTTVERCFFGMKFVKSELRNRRGDDFLNDCLIGAIEKEAFFNTKDDAVMKRFQKVKDRRVQLN; encoded by the coding sequence ATGTTTGATAAGAAAAAGTTGATGAATTTGAGTAAGATGTACCATTTTGATTTTACTCATACGGACAGGGAAAAACTTGATGATGAACTTGACGTATATTATGATATTATACGACGGGATGAGAAATTTGCTAGTTTGAATGGGATCACCGACCATTCTAGATTAATGGTGGAAACTGGAAAACATATTTCACATCGTTATGTTTATCGATTGCTAAAGCTAGCTTTAGTTTTTTCTGTTGGAACTACAACTGTTGAAAGATGTTTTTTTGGAATGAAGTTTGTGAAATCCGAATTACGAAATCGAAGGGGTGATGATTTTTTGAATGACTGTCTAATTGGTGCCATAGAAAAAGAAGCATTTTTTAATACAAAAGATGATGCCGTAATGAAACGCTTTCAAAAGGTGAAAGATCGAAGAGTACAGTTGAACTAG